The following is a genomic window from Lysinibacillus sp. JNUCC-52.
TTTACAAATGATTGGCTCGACGCTGTTTGATGATGCAATAGATATATCAATTCCCTATATAAAAATGAATGAAGAAAAAAATATAGCAGAAGCAGCAGGGGTTGCTTTGTTTTCTGGTCAGATATTTACAGGGAAAATCTTAAATCCTAAACAATCGTTAAGTATGCTTTTATTAATGGATGAAGCAAGTCAACATGCACGAATTGAATATATGATGAATTTAAATGATAAGGACATACCTGTGACTTCAGAGGTCATTCATTTAAAGAGAAAGTGGACTATCTACGAAGACATGAAAAAAATAACGATGGACTATAAAATCGATTTAGAAATTGATGAGTTTTCACAAGATCATTTGTATAAGAAGGACATATTAAAAACGCTAGAGGAAAATTTTCAACAAAGAATTCAAGCTGACTTTGAGGAAGTGCTTCAAATCCTTCAAGAACAGAAGTCAGATACGTTAGGGATAGGGCGATACATTCGTGCCTATCATCCAAAAATGTTTAAGGATGACTGGCACGAGCAATTTGCTTCACTAACATTAGAGCCGAAAGTGAAAGTTTCGATTATTCGTACTGGCATTCTCCGATAGTAATGGTTTTAGTCTTTTAATACAGAAAACAACGCAAAAATGTCCATATTCAACATTTTTGCGTTGTTTTTATCGTAAAACGAATCTTTTTTGTACGAGCAGTAAGCGAATTAATAGTGTAATTGCACCAGCAGATAGACCAGCTACAAGTCCAAGCCAATAACCAACTGGCCCGAAATCGGTATAGTTAGCTAGTAAATATCCTGTAGGCAATCCGATAATCCAATAGGAAATAATCGCCATAATGAATGTGATAGTTACATCCTTGTATCCTCTTAAAGCGCCTTGCACTGGAGCCTGAATAGAATCTGACAGTTGGAAAATGGCAGCATACACTAAAAATTGTTGCGCATATTTTAATACTAACTGATCCGTTGAATACATTGTTGCGATTTGTTCGCGTAGTAAGTACAGAATACAAGCTGAAAAAAAGCTAAATACAATGGCTGTCCCGACACATAAATAACTATAAATTTTTGCATCACGGAGTCGACCCGCACCAATTTCAAAACCTACTAATATCGTAACACCCATTGAAATACTTAGGGGAACCATGTATAACAACGATGTAAAGTTTATAGCAATTTGATGTGCTGCTATGATTTCTGTACTAAAGCTACTCATCATCATCGTTACGGCAGAAAATATACTTGTTTCCGCGAATAGGGAAATGCCAATTGGTACACCAATAACTAATATCTCTTTCCAGCTTAACCATTCCAGCTTTGGCCATTCTCGGAATATATTAAAGTGTTCAAAAGGCACTCGTTTCGCAATGATCCAAACGGTGATAAAGAACATTAACCAGTAGGTAATAGCTGTAGCGACACCTGCGCCCACACCGCCAAGCTCTGGCGCACCAAACTTGCCGAAAATGAATATATAATTTAGTAAAATGTTAATAGGTGTTGCTAGTAGCGTAATAATCATTGTTACCCGTGTTTGACCTAACGCATCGATAAAGCAACGTAGGACAAAAAATAAAAAAAGTGGAATAAGTCCAACGCACATAGCGTGAATATAGGATTTGGCAATGTTATGTACTGCTTCTTCTAGTTGCATATTTCCAAGTATCCAATCAAGTCCGACAAATAATAAAATAAATATTAAGGCAGAAAGGACAAGGGCAACATATAAGCCTTGCTGAACAGCCTTTTTCGCAGCATGTTCTTTTTTAGCTCCAACTAGCTGGGACACGATCGGTGTTATCGCTAATAAAATGCCAGAAAGTCCCGTATAAATGGGCATCCAAATGGACGAACCTATCGAAACCCCAGCTAAATCGGCTGTTCCGTAGCGGC
Proteins encoded in this region:
- a CDS encoding Ger(x)C family spore germination protein — protein: MYRKGIILLLIVFLAGCWDERLYKNSSVVSLVGVEGKVGEYKGYYAYPKLIDNKSKIMVIEAEGISPRDIRNRADMKVEQTLDLSELATLLISSDTAKEPLYDILDIYFRDPQNPISIKVALTEGDVKPFIELTKEVTDNAGGYYQRFIESTEKNTIYPKLDLQMIGSTLFDDAIDISIPYIKMNEEKNIAEAAGVALFSGQIFTGKILNPKQSLSMLLLMDEASQHARIEYMMNLNDKDIPVTSEVIHLKRKWTIYEDMKKITMDYKIDLEIDEFSQDHLYKKDILKTLEENFQQRIQADFEEVLQILQEQKSDTLGIGRYIRAYHPKMFKDDWHEQFASLTLEPKVKVSIIRTGILR
- a CDS encoding MATE family efflux transporter yields the protein MDKTTTLKQKYALILKIILPILVTQVAIYLISFFDILMSSRYGTADLAGVSIGSSIWMPIYTGLSGILLAITPIVSQLVGAKKEHAAKKAVQQGLYVALVLSALIFILLFVGLDWILGNMQLEEAVHNIAKSYIHAMCVGLIPLFLFFVLRCFIDALGQTRVTMIITLLATPINILLNYIFIFGKFGAPELGGVGAGVATAITYWLMFFITVWIIAKRVPFEHFNIFREWPKLEWLSWKEILVIGVPIGISLFAETSIFSAVTMMMSSFSTEIIAAHQIAINFTSLLYMVPLSISMGVTILVGFEIGAGRLRDAKIYSYLCVGTAIVFSFFSACILYLLREQIATMYSTDQLVLKYAQQFLVYAAIFQLSDSIQAPVQGALRGYKDVTITFIMAIISYWIIGLPTGYLLANYTDFGPVGYWLGLVAGLSAGAITLLIRLLLVQKRFVLR